A part of Paenibacillus sp. 481 genomic DNA contains:
- a CDS encoding DUF2268 domain-containing protein yields the protein MNIEMMDTKAQYESLFALPSDKRDPFFRYTMMKPLETMWATIQVPLIAKQPNGYDVMMATKMMGYLDVQETEIGTAAIQQLMEMDAWNIAHQSLTKCIEYTTEAGLCVKADQVKLGMYIADPVNLKHVHGYCGFGGIPGYVMLMIHPNEYNAPRIPALIAHEFHHNIRFSYFNWNHGDVTLGDYLIIEGLADAFATELYGESMLGPWVTSIDEEELAYSIHVMKEGFGLKGFAEVSAYMFGDEAAKEQGFSPVGVSAGAGYAVGYHIVQSFMKKNNMTVLEATLLSADEIVQGSGVYLR from the coding sequence ATGAATATTGAAATGATGGATACGAAGGCCCAGTATGAGTCCTTATTCGCATTACCTTCGGATAAACGAGATCCTTTTTTTAGATACACGATGATGAAACCTTTAGAAACGATGTGGGCCACCATTCAAGTACCCTTAATCGCGAAACAGCCAAACGGATATGATGTTATGATGGCTACCAAAATGATGGGCTATCTTGACGTACAGGAAACCGAAATCGGGACAGCAGCAATACAGCAGCTCATGGAAATGGACGCGTGGAACATCGCCCACCAAAGCTTAACAAAATGTATCGAATACACCACTGAAGCTGGATTATGTGTAAAGGCAGACCAAGTGAAGCTAGGCATGTACATCGCTGATCCTGTGAACCTCAAGCATGTGCATGGTTACTGCGGTTTTGGCGGAATTCCTGGGTATGTCATGCTCATGATTCATCCTAACGAGTACAACGCTCCGCGCATACCCGCGCTTATTGCGCACGAATTTCATCATAACATTCGCTTTTCCTATTTTAATTGGAATCATGGTGATGTTACTTTAGGCGATTATTTAATTATTGAGGGCCTTGCTGATGCATTTGCGACAGAATTGTATGGCGAATCCATGTTAGGTCCATGGGTCACTTCGATTGATGAGGAAGAGCTTGCGTACTCGATTCATGTTATGAAAGAAGGCTTTGGATTAAAAGGCTTTGCGGAGGTTAGCGCTTATATGTTTGGTGATGAAGCGGCAAAGGAACAAGGATTCTCGCCTGTGGGCGTGTCAGCTGGCGCGGGCTATGCGGTAGGTTACCATATTGTGCAATCGTTTATGAAAAAAAATAACATGACCGTTCTAGAAGCGACGCTGTTGAGTGCGGATGAAATTGTGCAAGGATCGGGTGTTTACTTACGTTAA
- a CDS encoding diguanylate cyclase domain-containing protein, translating to MKRNQSSLLSDGAFMLWFVISFVSIVFTAADPNHYIFNIVMLNVAFLIAIVTYFTTLTTGLILNIVFIFGYGSYTLYQTVVQGGVVESHNYFWLIMTPVYTLVTWMITLATKRLQDENERLYKKNASLATMDEHTDLKNSRSFQKDATIFMALSTRYNIPLTLLVLKVKYWDELKQMVNEEQMTEMIYDVSKISETSIRMNDSLYMLNSDNPTWGLLLFTDREGANVVIDRLKEKVTLFNTVEFAHKYKIELTLTVGAVEYEAEEIPTPLDFIVQARKQMEYDV from the coding sequence ATGAAGCGTAATCAAAGCAGTCTGTTGTCTGATGGCGCCTTTATGCTGTGGTTTGTGATTAGCTTTGTGAGCATCGTGTTCACAGCAGCCGACCCCAACCACTATATTTTTAACATTGTGATGTTGAATGTCGCCTTCTTGATTGCGATTGTGACGTATTTTACGACGTTAACAACAGGGTTAATTTTGAACATCGTCTTTATTTTCGGCTACGGTTCGTACACGTTATATCAAACGGTCGTCCAAGGGGGCGTCGTGGAGAGCCATAACTATTTTTGGCTCATCATGACTCCGGTGTATACCCTTGTGACATGGATGATTACACTTGCTACGAAGCGGCTGCAAGATGAAAATGAACGGCTGTATAAGAAAAATGCTTCATTGGCAACGATGGATGAGCATACCGACTTGAAGAACAGCCGCTCTTTCCAGAAGGATGCGACCATTTTTATGGCGCTATCAACTCGCTACAACATCCCGTTGACGTTATTAGTGTTGAAGGTGAAATACTGGGATGAATTAAAGCAAATGGTAAATGAAGAACAGATGACCGAAATGATTTACGACGTCTCGAAAATAAGTGAGACAAGCATTCGGATGAACGATTCGCTTTACATGTTAAACAGTGACAATCCGACATGGGGATTGTTGCTGTTTACGGACCGTGAAGGGGCTAATGTCGTCATCGATCGCTTGAAGGAGAAGGTCACCTTGTTTAATACGGTCGAATTTGCGCACAAGTATAAGATTGAATTGACGCTTACCGTCGGGGCAGTCGAATACGAAGCAGAGGAGATTCCAACACCGCTGGACTTTATTGTGCAAGCTAGAAAGCAAATGGAGTACGACGTGTAA
- a CDS encoding cellulose biosynthesis cyclic di-GMP-binding regulatory protein BcsB produces the protein MNKLLTALGMICLCLLFFQPDHSSIVRANAGQLHTYETTFSNADTSLSGVMTSNQVFFEIESYWNINDVKLNLDYQTTPLAKGEQSSVTLMINGTKFHSFRPAVSEQKKQRLTVSIPKALIQTGNNTVTIEGYIQTLLENEICVPVQKRDNWLQLSQTSGVAISYTKDALDGSIRDFAAQFIGIDTTNANQNAIAIPKQSDAAELEASVFALSGFAKANSLKHKSIPILAFDAGSVATKKAVVAVALYDHLPETIKQSLLQEDLSNKALIQLVNVQTQPTLVITSKNAELLVKAGRLIANQELVNQLTENIKIIDAKTNVDTPKVKVQRNVVLTESGDHIKGALHQERTYFVSLPANRYIADASKLSLDFRYAKNLDFDRSMVTVLVNNKPIGSKKLTAELANADSLTLPIPKNLEISGNFTVTVAFDLELKHGGCIEPNDQMPWAYMTKESMLQLNTKDRTELLFNNYPSPFLRDGSFNQVAVVLPQERDLYTYLTLSNLFNLLGQYAEGNTGSVKFYADTAAASELNQHNVIVIGTYENNKLIRDHNDKLYFQYDPEQAGATNKSPHGGIKGIGFKSNEKMSLDTDYGKRLGTLQLIDSPYEAGYGLMAVTGASPGYYYLASDLLASEETKWKVFGDGVATDNDGNIFAHRFKQQVEQEQTSVIQDVLQRSDVLGFIVAVALVLILVCVSLIFLVRKYRKNRGERDEA, from the coding sequence ATGAACAAATTATTAACCGCGCTAGGCATGATCTGCTTATGCTTATTATTTTTTCAGCCTGATCATAGTTCGATAGTTAGAGCGAATGCAGGTCAATTACACACGTACGAGACCACATTTTCGAATGCAGACACTTCTTTATCAGGTGTTATGACTTCGAATCAGGTCTTTTTTGAAATTGAATCGTATTGGAACATTAACGACGTTAAATTAAATCTCGATTATCAGACGACTCCTTTAGCGAAAGGAGAACAATCCAGTGTCACGTTAATGATCAACGGCACGAAGTTTCACTCGTTTAGACCTGCTGTAAGTGAACAGAAAAAGCAGCGGCTAACGGTGAGCATACCTAAAGCGTTGATCCAAACAGGGAACAACACGGTAACGATTGAAGGTTATATTCAAACCTTGCTAGAGAACGAAATTTGTGTACCGGTACAGAAACGGGATAATTGGTTACAGTTATCCCAGACTTCGGGTGTCGCTATCAGCTACACGAAGGACGCATTAGATGGGAGCATCCGCGATTTTGCTGCGCAGTTTATCGGCATTGACACGACCAATGCCAATCAAAATGCGATAGCGATCCCTAAACAGAGCGATGCAGCAGAGCTAGAAGCATCTGTCTTTGCACTGTCGGGCTTCGCTAAAGCGAACAGCTTAAAACATAAAAGCATCCCGATACTAGCGTTTGATGCAGGTTCTGTGGCGACAAAAAAAGCAGTCGTAGCTGTAGCGCTCTACGATCATTTACCTGAAACGATTAAACAATCGTTGCTGCAAGAAGATTTAAGCAATAAAGCGCTTATACAACTCGTTAATGTCCAAACACAGCCAACACTTGTCATCACATCCAAAAACGCTGAGTTGTTAGTGAAGGCAGGACGTCTGATTGCGAATCAGGAGTTAGTCAATCAATTAACCGAAAATATAAAAATAATTGATGCAAAGACAAACGTGGATACACCGAAAGTGAAAGTGCAGCGCAATGTGGTATTGACTGAGAGCGGGGATCACATCAAAGGAGCGTTGCATCAGGAGCGAACGTACTTTGTTTCTTTGCCAGCAAACCGTTATATCGCAGATGCTAGCAAGCTTAGCCTTGATTTTCGATATGCGAAAAATCTTGATTTTGATCGGTCTATGGTGACGGTGCTCGTAAATAACAAGCCTATCGGCAGTAAAAAGCTAACCGCAGAGCTGGCAAATGCCGACTCGCTCACGCTACCGATTCCTAAAAACCTTGAAATATCGGGTAATTTCACGGTTACCGTGGCCTTTGATTTGGAGCTGAAACATGGCGGCTGCATTGAGCCTAACGATCAAATGCCGTGGGCATATATGACGAAAGAATCCATGCTGCAATTAAACACAAAGGATCGTACCGAACTGTTGTTTAACAATTATCCGAGCCCGTTTTTGCGTGATGGTAGCTTTAATCAGGTAGCCGTTGTGCTGCCACAAGAGCGGGATTTGTATACGTATTTAACGTTGTCTAATCTGTTTAATTTGTTAGGACAGTATGCAGAGGGGAATACGGGGAGCGTTAAGTTCTATGCGGACACGGCGGCAGCTTCTGAGTTGAATCAGCACAATGTCATTGTGATCGGGACGTATGAGAACAATAAGCTCATTCGTGATCACAATGATAAGCTGTACTTTCAATACGATCCTGAACAAGCTGGCGCCACGAACAAGTCTCCACATGGTGGCATTAAAGGAATTGGCTTTAAGTCGAATGAAAAAATGAGCCTTGACACTGACTATGGTAAGCGATTAGGGACGTTGCAATTAATCGATTCTCCGTATGAAGCAGGGTATGGCTTGATGGCTGTTACAGGGGCTAGCCCAGGGTACTACTACTTGGCTTCCGACCTGTTAGCGAGCGAAGAGACGAAGTGGAAAGTGTTCGGCGATGGTGTAGCTACCGATAACGATGGCAATATTTTTGCGCATCGCTTCAAACAGCAAGTCGAACAAGAACAAACATCTGTTATTCAAGATGTGTTACAACGAAGTGACGTGCTTGGTTTCATCGTCGCCGTTGCGCTAGTCTTAATTCTGGTTTGCGTATCACTTATCTTCCTCGTTCGTAAATATAGAAAGAATCGGGGGGAGCGCGATGAAGCGTAA
- a CDS encoding glycosyltransferase family 2 protein encodes MTIADILMLIAVICIWSLLLVNVVLIIAGYLYYIESEDRPVPEIEGEAPFVSIMVPAHNEGKVIIKTVESLLALDYPHERYEIIVINDNSSDNSRELLGQLQSRYVGRNLTVINTDAVTGGKGKSNALNIGFQQSKGELIAIYDADNTPEKKALRYLVGEIMHDKTLGAVIGKFRTRNRDTNLLTRFINIETLSFQWMAQAGRWKLFKLCTIPGTNFIMRREIVERIGGWDVKAIAEDTEISFRIYMMGYRIKFQPKAVTWEQEPQTLKVWFKQRTRWAKGNIYVIVKNVPLLFDRSATNIRFDILYFLSIYFLLLTSLIMSDILLILHALGYVHTTIAGFSTFLWVLAITLFVTGTFITLITEKGEMRLSNLWIILLMYISYCQMWMVVAAYGLYTYGKDVIFKREAKWYKTERF; translated from the coding sequence ATGACGATTGCAGATATATTAATGTTAATTGCGGTCATTTGCATTTGGTCACTCTTGCTCGTAAATGTCGTACTCATCATTGCGGGTTACTTGTACTATATCGAGAGTGAGGACAGACCTGTTCCGGAGATCGAAGGTGAAGCCCCATTTGTTTCTATTATGGTGCCCGCACACAATGAGGGGAAAGTCATTATAAAGACTGTGGAATCGCTGCTCGCGCTCGATTATCCGCATGAGCGGTATGAGATTATTGTTATTAATGATAATTCTTCGGATAATAGCAGGGAATTGCTCGGTCAATTGCAATCCAGATATGTGGGCCGTAACTTAACGGTTATTAACACGGATGCCGTCACAGGTGGCAAGGGGAAATCCAACGCGTTAAACATCGGATTTCAGCAGAGTAAAGGTGAACTTATCGCCATCTACGACGCAGACAACACGCCAGAGAAAAAAGCTTTGCGCTATCTCGTAGGTGAAATTATGCACGATAAGACGTTAGGTGCAGTTATCGGTAAATTCCGAACACGCAATCGTGACACTAACCTATTAACCCGATTTATTAATATCGAAACCTTATCCTTCCAATGGATGGCGCAAGCAGGGCGCTGGAAGTTGTTCAAGTTGTGTACGATTCCAGGCACAAACTTTATTATGCGCCGTGAGATCGTGGAGCGAATCGGCGGCTGGGACGTAAAGGCAATTGCCGAGGATACGGAAATTAGTTTCCGTATTTACATGATGGGCTATCGAATCAAGTTTCAACCGAAAGCAGTCACTTGGGAACAGGAGCCGCAGACGCTCAAAGTATGGTTTAAGCAGCGCACACGCTGGGCGAAGGGCAACATTTACGTCATTGTGAAAAATGTTCCGCTACTGTTTGATCGTTCGGCAACGAATATCAGGTTCGACATTTTATACTTTTTATCGATCTATTTCTTATTATTAACTTCATTAATCATGTCGGATATTCTGCTTATTTTGCATGCCTTAGGGTATGTACATACCACGATTGCGGGCTTTAGTACGTTCTTATGGGTGTTAGCAATCACCTTATTTGTGACAGGAACCTTTATTACGCTTATTACGGAAAAAGGCGAGATGAGGCTATCCAATCTATGGATCATTTTACTGATGTACATTTCGTACTGTCAAATGTGGATGGTTGTCGCAGCTTACGGATTATATACGTATGGAAAAGATGTCATCTTCAAAAGAGAGGCAAAATGGTACAAGACGGAACGTTTTTAA
- a CDS encoding DUF2334 domain-containing protein, which yields MFNKMLLRTLVLTVSLMLVLPSPVIQAVQEAKQEHAIKQEEAIEQGQAVKREQAEPHVLLLYDSLAKGTSREGNVEALQRLLAAYGVKVTIASLDTYKQGTLQQYTKVIGVHNASDLIASNPYYGTDFDHYAGDYLHIGTRIPALVQSKMNMRTRVAEGSTVSISIGPYSQEAIQIQEMQHVRYIGQTDGKTYGTIASSSTGQSTPFGVVNGRYGYVPYLEQGNLSELAIAYVLKDWLGITKESSTYLVFKEIYPFSDLKLLQQMADQLYDAGIPFIVSVRPVFSNADYPAMKRYLETLKYVQSRNGSIIVNAPVVASTITQLDRDLNTQLASFVDVLANYGIAPLGFGAEMYWSYDQHYAAEGMDFFDSVILFPNERLMYKSRGDTSKSFPSSMYSLQPRFLQQFEHAGTAIQDFPMNTALTFDFVKDGKELHELIRTLSDSWIPFADYKQEAHTVSTPKSTVSSRNGLLFINDSRVNVNDGLKQISSDYAYKEETTKSFERLFNVQNKIFIVIILITMVAFGGFFIIGHRLYKRKYMKQRER from the coding sequence ATGTTTAATAAAATGTTGTTAAGGACGTTAGTGTTGACGGTTAGTCTGATGCTTGTGCTGCCTTCTCCTGTGATTCAAGCCGTTCAAGAGGCAAAGCAAGAGCATGCTATAAAGCAAGAGGAAGCTATAGAGCAAGGGCAAGCTGTAAAGCGTGAACAAGCCGAGCCTCATGTGCTGCTACTGTACGATAGTCTGGCGAAAGGCACGTCCAGAGAAGGCAATGTAGAAGCACTCCAGCGTTTGCTCGCTGCCTATGGGGTAAAGGTGACTATAGCTTCGCTCGATACGTATAAGCAAGGTACATTGCAGCAGTATACGAAGGTGATAGGGGTTCACAATGCGAGTGATCTAATCGCAAGCAATCCCTATTATGGAACTGACTTTGACCATTATGCAGGCGATTATTTGCATATTGGAACACGTATTCCAGCTCTCGTGCAATCGAAGATGAACATGCGTACTCGCGTCGCGGAAGGGAGCACGGTCAGCATATCGATTGGCCCGTACTCACAGGAAGCGATTCAAATTCAGGAGATGCAGCATGTGCGCTATATTGGGCAAACGGACGGGAAAACGTATGGAACCATTGCGTCTAGTAGTACGGGACAATCAACGCCATTTGGAGTTGTGAATGGACGGTATGGGTACGTCCCGTATTTGGAGCAGGGGAACCTAAGCGAGTTAGCCATTGCTTACGTGCTCAAAGATTGGCTTGGTATTACGAAGGAGAGCAGCACTTATCTCGTATTTAAAGAAATTTATCCGTTCTCGGATTTGAAATTGCTGCAACAAATGGCGGATCAGTTGTATGATGCAGGTATTCCGTTCATTGTCAGCGTTAGGCCTGTATTTAGCAATGCGGACTATCCCGCGATGAAGCGGTATTTGGAGACGTTGAAATATGTACAGTCCCGCAACGGTAGCATTATCGTAAACGCACCTGTCGTTGCTTCAACGATTACACAGTTGGATCGGGACTTGAATACGCAGCTGGCATCTTTTGTCGATGTGCTGGCTAATTACGGGATCGCCCCTTTAGGATTTGGGGCTGAAATGTACTGGTCGTACGATCAGCACTATGCGGCTGAAGGAATGGACTTTTTTGACTCCGTGATCTTATTTCCGAATGAGCGGTTGATGTATAAATCTCGTGGAGATACGTCAAAGTCGTTTCCTTCATCCATGTATAGCTTGCAGCCGCGGTTTTTACAGCAATTTGAACACGCGGGTACAGCGATACAAGATTTTCCGATGAATACGGCGCTCACGTTTGATTTCGTGAAGGATGGGAAAGAGCTTCACGAGCTAATAAGGACGCTAAGCGATAGCTGGATTCCATTTGCGGATTATAAGCAAGAAGCACACACGGTCAGTACGCCGAAGAGTACCGTGTCATCACGCAATGGGCTGCTGTTTATTAATGACTCGAGGGTGAATGTAAACGACGGGCTGAAACAGATCAGCTCCGATTATGCTTATAAAGAAGAAACAACGAAAAGCTTTGAGCGCTTGTTTAATGTTCAGAACAAAATTTTTATTGTTATTATTTTGATCACGATGGTTGCTTTCGGAGGCTTTTTCATCATTGGCCATCGCTTGTATAAACGCAAATATATGAAACAGAGAGAGCGTTAA
- a CDS encoding glycosyltransferase family 39 protein has protein sequence MAIIKTQHDSKVQHDNKMQHNFKLFLILFCRYVSPAMLAAGGVLFITVLALFVPPYIGMADNGDYFRILYSNGLYFNTPDYDSQYLGYFIKEYGIFQYYNENGATLSSSQSLFIRLSVWINALFNPQVFDIRVQTAIFTALYTIAVYLLIESLTWKMPVKYGYPIALIAIFIFADTAYTAFLNSFFSESIVMIMLMLLFASGLLLYRNRYNDYVLIAVFFVSGLLLTTSKQQNAPVGIIIAVTCVLFIFIRKERTFRIWMASALVGLLLAGIGTYVLIPKEFVNINKYHAMTRGVLMESDNPEATLEAFGIDKQYAVLNKSIYYEPYTTVDVDSDILENTFYNKYGFVSILFYYITHPDQAFKMLDLAAKHAFTIRPPAMGNYEKSEGKPFGAQTSFFSTYSKIKHALAPKTFGFVVIWTILVVGLYVPSFLEAVKARNMRHMLRLSLMVSMILMGLSGIFVSIVGAGDADLSKHEFLFTAVFDVVTFATVADAIGHRLWRNEIELTATD, from the coding sequence ATGGCAATCATCAAGACGCAACATGACAGCAAAGTGCAACATGACAACAAGATGCAACATAACTTCAAGTTGTTTCTTATATTGTTCTGCCGTTATGTATCACCAGCGATGCTAGCTGCTGGCGGTGTATTATTCATTACGGTACTTGCATTGTTCGTGCCACCTTATATTGGAATGGCAGACAACGGCGATTATTTTCGCATTTTATACAGCAACGGTCTGTATTTCAATACACCTGACTACGATAGTCAATATCTTGGTTATTTCATCAAAGAATACGGAATATTCCAATATTACAATGAAAATGGTGCGACCTTATCATCGTCGCAGTCGTTATTTATTCGGTTATCTGTGTGGATAAACGCGTTATTTAATCCACAAGTATTCGACATACGCGTGCAAACGGCCATTTTTACGGCGTTATATACGATCGCGGTCTATTTGCTGATCGAGAGCCTGACATGGAAGATGCCGGTGAAATACGGCTATCCGATCGCGCTAATCGCTATTTTTATTTTTGCAGATACGGCTTACACCGCTTTTTTGAACTCATTTTTCAGTGAAAGTATCGTCATGATTATGTTAATGCTTCTATTTGCATCAGGGTTGCTGCTCTATCGAAATAGGTACAACGACTACGTGCTAATCGCTGTATTTTTTGTGAGTGGCCTACTACTAACGACGAGTAAGCAGCAAAATGCGCCAGTTGGTATCATTATCGCGGTAACATGTGTCCTGTTCATCTTTATTCGAAAAGAGAGGACGTTTCGAATTTGGATGGCCTCCGCGCTGGTCGGCTTGCTGTTAGCGGGGATTGGAACTTACGTGCTAATCCCGAAAGAGTTCGTTAACATTAACAAGTATCATGCGATGACGCGCGGTGTATTGATGGAGTCTGACAATCCAGAAGCGACGCTTGAGGCTTTCGGCATCGACAAGCAGTACGCGGTGTTGAACAAGAGCATTTACTATGAGCCATACACAACGGTTGATGTCGATTCGGACATTTTGGAAAATACGTTTTATAACAAATACGGATTCGTATCCATTTTGTTCTATTATATAACGCATCCCGATCAAGCATTTAAAATGCTAGACTTAGCGGCTAAGCATGCGTTTACGATCCGTCCGCCGGCGATGGGTAACTATGAGAAGTCGGAAGGCAAACCGTTTGGGGCGCAGACGTCGTTTTTTTCAACTTATAGCAAAATTAAACATGCACTAGCCCCGAAAACATTCGGCTTCGTCGTCATTTGGACAATTCTCGTGGTCGGTCTGTACGTACCGTCATTTTTGGAAGCTGTGAAGGCGAGGAATATGCGGCACATGCTGCGGCTGTCACTAATGGTATCTATGATTTTAATGGGGCTGTCCGGCATATTCGTGTCCATTGTCGGAGCTGGGGACGCCGATTTGTCGAAGCACGAATTTTTGTTTACGGCCGTGTTCGACGTCGTGACCTTTGCGACGGTGGCGGATGCGATCGGACACCGATTATGGCGCAACGAGATCGAATTAACGGCTACCGATTAA
- a CDS encoding glycosyl hydrolase family 8, translating into MQKRGFYAALGICLSMLTGCEDSEQPTRSPQETVLPQDKAPGKRFGADTQTQLQAKQLQQFIVTRLTGNYGIHTNYRDTDQAATVATGHEVLSESAGLLMRYYARTGQQQAFDAEWARAKRTFDNSSGFSYRYSPKLNKRYPLNAAVDDLRIIRALHEAGQAFQDNRYAVEAATYGERFYKHLVKDEYVFDFYDETYQITNDFITLCYIDFTSLQRLSISSEQQQQLFANMLQIVQKGYLSDDFPFYETRYQYKSQTYRSEHINTVESMLTILALSEVRQHNPASIRYIQEHVKAGTLYGQYTTSGTPTNDIQSTAIYAIAAMIGAEIGDKSLYENSIRRMNQFLVQDGASPLKNGFGDVASEQAYSFDNLMALLAYTY; encoded by the coding sequence ATGCAAAAAAGGGGCTTTTATGCAGCTCTTGGTATATGTTTAAGTATGCTCACAGGTTGTGAAGACTCCGAGCAGCCAACTCGCTCTCCGCAAGAGACGGTGCTGCCGCAAGATAAAGCGCCGGGGAAACGGTTCGGAGCGGACACACAAACACAACTTCAAGCCAAACAGTTGCAGCAATTTATCGTTACTCGTCTAACTGGAAATTATGGTATACATACGAATTATCGTGATACCGATCAAGCTGCGACTGTGGCAACTGGGCATGAGGTGCTGAGCGAGTCGGCGGGATTGCTTATGCGCTATTATGCGCGCACGGGCCAGCAGCAAGCCTTTGATGCAGAGTGGGCGCGGGCCAAGCGCACGTTTGACAACAGCTCAGGCTTTAGTTACCGCTACAGCCCTAAGTTGAACAAGCGTTATCCGCTGAATGCAGCGGTCGACGATCTGCGCATCATTCGTGCGCTCCATGAGGCTGGACAAGCGTTTCAAGATAACCGCTATGCAGTGGAAGCTGCTACATATGGGGAACGATTCTACAAGCATTTAGTGAAAGACGAATATGTGTTTGATTTCTACGATGAAACGTATCAAATCACGAATGATTTCATTACGTTATGCTATATCGATTTTACATCATTGCAGCGGCTGTCAATATCATCTGAGCAGCAGCAACAATTATTCGCCAATATGCTGCAAATTGTGCAAAAAGGGTACTTGTCCGACGATTTTCCGTTCTACGAAACTAGGTATCAGTACAAATCACAAACTTATCGATCAGAACACATTAATACGGTGGAATCGATGTTGACGATTTTGGCACTTTCTGAAGTGCGGCAGCACAATCCTGCCAGCATTCGTTATATTCAAGAGCACGTGAAGGCGGGGACGCTGTATGGACAGTATACGACAAGCGGAACCCCGACTAACGATATTCAATCGACGGCTATCTATGCAATTGCAGCTATGATTGGCGCTGAAATAGGTGATAAGTCGCTTTATGAGAATAGTATTCGTAGAATGAACCAATTTCTAGTTCAAGACGGCGCAAGCCCGCTAAAGAATGGCTTTGGCGATGTTGCATCAGAGCAAGCCTATTCGTTTGATAATTTAATGGCGTTACTAGCCTATACGTATTAA